Part of the Cytophagia bacterium CHB2 genome is shown below.
TTTGCTCGATCGCCTTGGTCACGGGCTGATTGTCAATGGTCTTGACCTGTGCGCCCTCGCGGGTGAGAATCGCCATTTCCCCGTCATCAAGGTAGGTGACGTTCTTGGTATGCTCGACCATCGCCGTGGCATCCGAGGCAACAAAATATTCGCCTTCACCAATGCCCACCACCAGCGGGCTGCCGCGCCGCGCCGCAATAATCGTATGGGGATGATCATGCGAAATTACCGCGATACCGTAAGTGCCTTGCACTTGCGCCAGCGCCGAGCGCACGGCCTCTTCAAAGGGCAATCCCTCTTTTTGAAACTCTTCGATCAAATGTACCAACACTTCCGTATCCGTGTCCGAGCGGAATTCATGGCCTTTTTTCACCAGCTCGCGCTTGATGGCCGCATAGTTTTCGATGATGCCGTTGTGAATCAGCGCGATGCGATTTTTGCTGTCGGTGTGAGGGTGGGCATTGACGTTGTTCGGCACGCCGTGCGTTGCCCAACGGGTGTGCGCGATGCCGACTGAGCCGCTGAATTTTTGACCGTTGAGTATGCGCTCCAGATTCGAAATCTTGCCCGCCTGCTTTTCGACGACAAGCTGATTGGCTGACACAATCGCAAATCCAGCGGAATCGTAGCCGCGATATTCCAGGCGTTTTAATCCTTCGATCAACAGAGGAACGAGCGGTTTATCTCCGACATAGCCGACAATACCACACATGGCTTACACTCCTTAAAATGGTGATGGGTTAAAAGCGATTGGCTGGGCGTCCTTCATTCCGACTTCCATTCTGACTATTCGTCAACGAGGGGGATAAGTATGGTACATGGAAAAGCAGGTGCGGATTGACGGAGTTCGGGTGTGCAAATATTTCGCATGAAATGCCCACAGATGTTCACCTGGGTTGAATTTAAACGGCAGCAAAATAGAAAGCAGTCACATAAAATGCAAGGTCAAAAAAGTTGATCTCTAATGCCGAATCGTTGGTTCAGGTTATTTGCAGGCGATATGTGTCAACCTGCCTGCCTTTGGTTGTGCCGGATGAATTTGACTGCGTCATTCCCACTCGATTGTGCTGGGCGGCTTGGCGCTGATGTCATAAACCACGCGGTTGATGCCGCGCACTTCGTTGGTGATGCGCGAAGAAACTTTCATCAACAACTCATGCGGCAGGCGCGCCCAGTCTGCTGTCATGCCATCGGTGGAGGTTACAGCGCGCAAAGCCGCTGTCATTTCATAGGTGCGATTGTCGCCCATCACGCCTACGGATTGAATCGGCAGCAACACCGCAAACGCCTGCCAGACGCGATCATACCAATTCTGATTTTTTAGTTCGGAGATGAAAATGTCATCGGCATGCCGCAAAATTTCAAGCCGCTCGGGCGTGATCTCTCCGAGAATTCTCACCGCCAGTCCTGGCCCTGGAAACGGATGGCGGCCAATGATGCTCGGCGCGATACCGAGCTTCGCGCCTACACGGCGAACTTCGTCTTTGAATAATTCGCGCAACGGCTCGATCAATTCGAGTTGCAAATCCGGCGGCAGGCCGCCGACATTGTGATGGCTTTTGATGGTGACCGAAGGCCCGCCGGTGGGCGAGACGCTTTCAATCACATCGGGGTAAAGCGTGCCCTGCACCAGGAAGCGAATGTCCGATAGTTTGCGCGCTTCTGCTTCAAAAACGCGAATGAATTGTTCGCCGATAATTTTGCGTTTTTGCTCGGGATCGACAATACCGCGCAACCGCTGCAAAAAGATATCGGAAGCATCGACCATGCGAAATGCTTTGCCGAAGAGTTTTGAGAACACCGCCGAGACCTGCTCCGCTTCATTGCGCCGCAACAAGCCGTGATCGACAAACACGCAGTGCAGTTGCTCGCCAATCGCCCGATAAACCAATGCGGCTGCCACCGCCGAATCGACCCCGCCTGAAAGCGCGCAAATCACTTGTTCCGCGCCGGCACGTTCGCGTATCGCTTCCACTGTCGCGGTGATGAAATTCTCTGGATTCCAATTGGGCGCGCAACCGCAGATATTAAAAACGAAATTGCGCAAGATTTGTGCGCCGGCCACTGTATGCGCCACTTCGGGGTGAAATTGCAAGCCGTAGAGTTTTTGTGCGGGATGCGCGAACGCCGCGAAATTCGAATTTTCCGTTTTGCCGAGCGCCACAAAATTGGCGGGCGGCGCCACAATCGTATCGCCGTGACTCATCCAAACCTGGCTGCTCGACGGCATGTCTTCAAACAAAGCGTTTTGTTGCACGATTTGCAGCGTCGCAAAACCGTACTCGCGATGCCTGGCTGGTTGCACGTTGCCGCCGAGATGATGCGCCATCAATTGTTGGCCATAGCACAAGCCGAGAATCGGGATGCCGAGATCAAAAATGCCCGCAGCAAATTGCGGCGCATTGTCATCATAAACCGAATTCGGCCCGCCGGAGAGAATGAGGCCCTTGGGCTTAAGCCGGGTAATTTCTTCCAACGCAAGGTAGCAGGGTTTGATTTCGGAATAAACGTTGAATTCGCGAATGCGCCGGGCGATGAGCTGGGTATATTGTGAGCCAAAATCGAGAATGAGGATAAAATCTTGTGGATGCATGAGATGATGTTGTTCAGTAGAAGAGATTTTGGAATTCCGATAGAATAATGTCCATACGAAAATCTTCCAGCCGCGGTTATGCCGGGGTTGGTAAGCGATTAGCTTTTCAAAGTTAGAATAAGATTCTGAA
Proteins encoded:
- the guaA gene encoding glutamine-hydrolyzing GMP synthase, translating into MHPQDFILILDFGSQYTQLIARRIREFNVYSEIKPCYLALEEITRLKPKGLILSGGPNSVYDDNAPQFAAGIFDLGIPILGLCYGQQLMAHHLGGNVQPARHREYGFATLQIVQQNALFEDMPSSSQVWMSHGDTIVAPPANFVALGKTENSNFAAFAHPAQKLYGLQFHPEVAHTVAGAQILRNFVFNICGCAPNWNPENFITATVEAIRERAGAEQVICALSGGVDSAVAAALVYRAIGEQLHCVFVDHGLLRRNEAEQVSAVFSKLFGKAFRMVDASDIFLQRLRGIVDPEQKRKIIGEQFIRVFEAEARKLSDIRFLVQGTLYPDVIESVSPTGGPSVTIKSHHNVGGLPPDLQLELIEPLRELFKDEVRRVGAKLGIAPSIIGRHPFPGPGLAVRILGEITPERLEILRHADDIFISELKNQNWYDRVWQAFAVLLPIQSVGVMGDNRTYEMTAALRAVTSTDGMTADWARLPHELLMKVSSRITNEVRGINRVVYDISAKPPSTIEWE